The Antennarius striatus isolate MH-2024 chromosome 11, ASM4005453v1, whole genome shotgun sequence genome window below encodes:
- the LOC137604110 gene encoding protein BTG3-like: MIEEIVSAVLFLRGLVESAHCKPASHKLDDFCLELVTALQEKFRGHWYPENPSKGQAFRCIRVNQFSGPDPDVLRSCQESGIHSSEMIMPPELTLWVDPGEVWCRIGERNYNFLVVRLSSTEEEHKALEETTSVMEKVMSDSHSATFSDAESGYSSPLTISGTNKKERRMDFIYK; the protein is encoded by the exons ATGATAGAAGAAATTGTATCCGCTGTGTTGTTTCTGAGGGGCCTGGTGGAAAGTGCCCACTGCAAGCCAGCATCTCACAAGTTGGATGATTTTTGTTTGGAGCTAGTGACTGCCCTGCAGGAAAAATTCAGAGGGCACTGGTACCCTGAAAACCCCAGCAAAGGCCAGGCATTCAG GTGCATTAGGGTGAATCAATTCTCTGGACCCGATCCAGACGTCCTTCGGAGCTGCCAGGAAAGTGGCATTCACAGCAGTGAGATGATCATGCCTCCTGAGTTGACGCTGTGGGTAGACCCTGGTGAAGTTTGGTGTAG AATCGGAGAAAGAAATTATAATTTCTTGGTAGTCAGACTCTCCAGCACCGAGGAAGAGCACAAAGCCCTTGAAGAGACGACAAGTGTCATGGAGAAAGTGATGTCAGATTCCCActctgccactttctctgatgcGGAGAGCGGTTATAGTTCTCCTCTCACAATATCTGGCACAAACAAG aaggagcggcgcatggacttcatttataagtaa
- the LOC137603667 gene encoding calpain-2 catalytic subunit-like — protein MTSTANRLAHEKQREQGIGTKQHAVRFFEQDYEILRQQCLKSRQLFEDKCFPAVSQSLGYKELGPYSSKTRGVVWKRPTELCSDPKFIDDGAKRTDICQGALGDCWLLAAIACLTLDQRILSRVVPPGQSFNEGYAGIFHFQFWLFGEWVDVVIDDRLPTRDGKLLFVHSAEGSEFWSALLEKAYAKVHGCYEALTGGNTIEGCEDFTGGISEAYTLDKAPPNLFQIVKKALSLGSLMGCSIDITNSHETEAVTALKLVKGHAYSVTGAEEVIFRGRPLQLIRIRNPWGQVEWTGAWSDGSKEWKCVSEAESSKLNHVAEDGEFWMSFSDFKRQFSRLEICNLTPDTLTSDDVRHWNHYQFEGMWRTGSTAGGCRNNSATFSSNPQFVVCLEDVDDDPVDGKDGCTFLVGLMQKDGRQRKRLNHNLETIGFAIYKVPAQLKGRSNVHLGPDVLLRQRAVAMSKTFINTREVCDRFKLPPGEYAIVPSTFQPHKNGSFILRVFSEKQAATSPLEEDIHAEIEEEEISESDVDPNFKKIFMQLAGNDMEVSAFELVGILNKVVTRRSDIKTDGFSLETCRLIVSLLDKDESAKLGLMEFHVLWNKIQRYLNIFRKHDSDNSGTMSSHEMRHAAAEAGFNINSGVLQAIVNRYADTQYAIDFDNFVGCLIKLEMLFKMFKLLEVGDSGKIELDMQKWLSLAIY, from the exons ATGACGTCCACAGCAAATCGACTGGCCcatgaaaaacagagagagcaAGGCATCGGCACCAAGCAGCATGCAGTGAGATTTTTTGAACAAGACTATGAGATTCTGCGCCAGCAGTGTCTGAAGAGCAGACAGCTGTTTGAAGACAAGTGCTTTCCAGCTGTGTCCCAGTCACTTGGATACAAAGAGCTGGGACCGTACTCATCCAAGACCAGAGGTGTTGTTTGGAAAAGGCCAACG GAGCTGTGCTCAGACCCAAAGTTCATCGACGATGGAGCCAAAAGGACAGACATTTGCCAAGGCGCTCTGG GTGACTGCTGGCTTCTGGCTGCAATTGCCTGTCTGACTCTAGACCAACGGATCTTGTCTCGTGTGGTTCCTCCTGGCCAGAGTTTTAATGAAGGATATGCTGGGATATTTCACTTCCAA TTCTGGCTCTTTGGTGAGTGGGTGGATGTGGTGATCGATGACCGTTTACCCACCAGAGATGGGAAGCTGCTGTTCGTTCACTCAGCAGAGGGTTCAGAATTTTGGAGTGCCTTGCTGGAGAAGGCCTACGCTAA GGTCCATGGCTGCTATGAGGCCCTGACAGGAGGAAACACAATTGAGGGGTGTGAGGATTTCACAGGAGGAATATCGGAAGCATACACTTTAGACAAGGCTCCACCAAATCTCTTCCAAATTGTAAAGAAAGCCCTGAGCCTGGGTTCACTGATGGGCTGCTCTATTGAT ATCACTAACTCCCATGAGACAGAAGCAGTGACTGCTCTCAAACTTGTCAAAGGACATGCATACTCAGTTACCGGTGCAGAGGAG GTTATTTTCCGGGGCAGACCACTTCAGTTAATTCGCATAAGGAACCCATGGGGTCAGGTGGAGTGGACTGGAGCATGGAGTGATGG ATCCAAGGAATGGAAATGTGTCAGTGAAGCTGAGAGTTCAAAGTTGAATCATGTAGCTGAAGATGGAGAGTTCTG GATGTCCTTCTCAGACTTCAAAAGGCAGTTCTCACGTCTGGAGATCTGTAACTTGACCCCAGACACACTCACCAGTGATGATGTGCGCCACTGGAACCACTACCAGTTTGAAGGGATGTGGAGGACCGGATCCACTGCTGGTGGCTGTCGCAACAACTCAG CCACATTTTCATCCAACCCTCAGTTTGTGGTTTGTCTGGAAGATGTGGATGATGATCCTGTGGATGGGAAGGATGGGTGCACGTTCCTGGTGGGGTTGATGCAAAAGGATGGACGACAGCGGAAGCGACTCAACCATAACCTTGAGACAATTGGCTTTGCCATTTATAAG GTCCCAGCTCAG CTCAAAGGTCGCAGCAATGTCCACCTGGGCCCAGATGTCCTGCTGCGACAGAGAGCGGTGGCTATGAGCAAAACCTTCATCAACACACGGGAAGTGTGTGATCGCTTCAAGCTTCCCCCTGGAGAATATGCCATAGTCCCCTCCACCTTCCAGCCTCATAAGAATGGCAGCTTCATTCTCAGGGTGTTCTCAGAGAAGCAGGCTGCAACCAG tcctCTGGAGGAAGACATACATGCTGAAATAGAGGAG GAGGAGATATCTGAGAGTGATGTGGACCCCAATTTCAAGAAAATATTCATGCAGCTTGCCGGCAAT gacATGGAGGTATCGGCATTTGAACTGGTTGGCATTTTGAATAAAGTTGTCACGCGAC GGTCTGACATCAAGACAGATGGTTTCAGCCTTGAAACTTGCCGCCTTATTGTCAGTCTGCTGGAT AAAGATGAAAGTGCCAAGTTGGGACTCATGGAGTTCCATGTGCTTTGGAACAAAATCCAGAGATACCTG aacattttcagaaagcatGATTCAGATAACTCTGGCACCATGAGCTCCCATGAGATGAGACACGCCGCTGCTGAAGCAG GTTTTAACATCAACAGTGGTGTGCTGCAGGCCATCGTCAATCGTTATGCTGATACTCAGTATGCCATTGACTTTGACAACTTTGTAGGTTGTCTCATTAAACTGGAAATGCTCTTTA AAATGTTTAAGTTGCTGGAAGTAGGCGACTCAGGGAAGATTGAGCTGGACATGCAAAAG TGGTTGTCCTTGGCCATCTACTAA